The Equus quagga isolate Etosha38 chromosome 10, UCLA_HA_Equagga_1.0, whole genome shotgun sequence genome includes a region encoding these proteins:
- the NCBP2L gene encoding nuclear cap-binding protein subunit 2-like gives MEGRKGNLGGESREQRPRGKNSVYAGGRVRVAKQVLKTYEHLPPLRALSSLTQALASLVQARFLTMGFQASTATLISFSTSRNSLIKFVGSVTAAELDRELLPSRRPLGTVSNDLRILCSSSSQELSEHGDQQFGGGNEEHERLLKESSTLYVGNLSFYTTEEHVLELFSRCGDVKNVFMGLGKVKKAACNFCFVEYHKRADAENAMWFLNGTRLDDRIIRVDWDIGFRERRRYGRYGRGRFRGQVREGLRFDFDAGRGGFGKQTQARDRRGIH, from the exons ATGGAAGGACGGAAGGGCAATCTAGGTGGAGAGAGTAGAGAACAGAGGCCTAGAGGTAAGAACAGTGTGTATGCTGGCGGCCGGGTGCGGGTTGCGAAGCAG GTGTTAAAGACGTATGAGCATCTTCCACCACTTCGAGCTCTAAGCAGCCTCACTCAGGCATTAGCTTCTCTTGTACAAGCTAGATTCCTGACCATGGGGTTCCAGGCCTCAACAGCCactctcatctctttctctacCAGTAGAAACAGTCTTATAAAG tTTGTTGGTAGTGTCACTGCTGCCGAGCTGGATCGCGAACTGCTGCCCTCACGGCGCCCGCTGGGCACCGTGTCCAATGACCTGAGAATTCTGTGCAGCAGCTCCTCCCAGGAGCTGAGCGAGCATGGGGACCAGCAGTTTGGTGGCGGCAACGAAGAGCATGAAAGATTACTGAAGGAAAGCTCGACACTGTATGTGGGAAATCTATCTTTTTATACAACTGAAGAGCATGTACTTGAACTCTTCAGTAGATGCGGTGATGTCAAGAATGTATTTATGGGCCTGGGTAAAGTCAAGAAAGCGGCATGTAATTTCTGTTTTGTAGAATACCATAAGAGAGCTGATGCCGAAAATGCCATGTGGTTCCTAAATGGGACCCGCCTAGATGACCGTATCATCCGCGTAGATTGGGATATAGGCTTTAGAGAGCGCAGACGGTATGGCCGGTATGGCCGTGGCCGATTTCGAGGCCAGGTAAGAGAGGGGCTTCGTTTTGACTTTGATGCTGGTAGAGGAGGCTTTGGAAAGCAGACTCAGGCCCGTGACAGGAGAGGAATCCACTAG